Proteins found in one Xenopus laevis strain J_2021 chromosome 1L, Xenopus_laevis_v10.1, whole genome shotgun sequence genomic segment:
- the LOC108719144 gene encoding B-cell differentiation antigen CD72, translated as MAVVYADLRFARSPAQEPPPTDLSQIYGEWEVTYENVKPLREQGEWRGESSTPTLRHWLHRFSAVHSPYVTACLLPICLVLLGATIRLSVLLSQVSQLHEETAGQLEKLQEDHRALNATQLGTILQQEQDLHWKEKMLINTRAELEKMQNLLTNSRGSNTEMNQSLDITVKQRNQLQSDLSGCRTELETKKEELGRMSSQQTSCQTELRSCNWDKERINNIYKQSQKSLSDTNTKLKASEENLDWAQRELQNVKNNLQETQRNLEEIRESDEQKGKNLSALQKQWSEVQQCVSCESHNNLESGPYNDPFDYCPDMWEQIEDQCYYFSSESQYRLQSETACRRTGAVLAKIEESDDILKDMIAKSSHSYWIGLKKVELPDKANIFQWSDNTSQILESSPNQLCAKASPELKAEVCSKTLPWICQKKTEQCHSNRELVQCFGEKLGVFGKRHLPEFSTESLGMGQTLT; from the exons ATGGCTGTGGTGTATGCAGACTTGAGGTTTGCACGGTCTCCGGCACAGGAACCTCCTCCAACAG ACCTGTCCCAGATTTACGGCGAGTGGGAAGTTACATACGAGAATGTGAAGCCTCTGAGAGAACAAGGAGAATGGAGGGGGGAGTCCAGCACCCCAACCCTACGTCACTGGCTGCACA GATTTTCGGCTGTTCACTCTCCGTATGTCACTGCCTGTCTGCTGCCCATCTGCCTCGTCCTACTGGGGGCGACTATCAGACTGTCTGTGCTCT TGTCCCAGGTGTCTCAGCTCCATGAGGAAACTGCCGGCCAGTTGGAGAAGCTGCAGGAGGACCACAGGGCCCTGAATGCCACCCAGTTGGGCACCATCCTACAGCAAGAGCAGGACCTGCATTGGAAGGAGAAGATGTTAATAAATACGAGGGCAGAACTGGAGAAGATGCAGAACCTTCTGACTAACAGTAGGGGGAGTAACACTGAAATGAACCAATCGTTGGACATAACGGTCAAACAGAGGAACCAGCTCCAGTCTGATCTCAGTGGCTGCCGAACAGAATTGGAGACAAAAAAGGAGGAACTGGGACGGATGAGCAGCCAACAAACAAG CTGTCAGACTGAGCTGAGATCCTGCAATTGGGACAAAGAAAggataaataatatttacaaacaATCACAAAAATCCCTTTCTGACACAAACACAAAGCTGAAAGCATCAGAGGAAAACTTGGACTGGGCACAAAGGGAATTACAGAATGTGAAGAACAACTTGCAAGAGACGCAGAGAAATCTTGAGGAAATCAGGGAAAGTGATGAACAGAAAGGGAAGAATCTGTCGGCTCTGCAGAAACAATGGAGTGAAGTTCAGCAATGCGTCTCTT GTGAGAGTCACAATAATTTGGAGAGTGGACCCTACAATG ATCCTTTTGATTACTGTCCAGACATGTGGGAGCAGATTGAAGACCAGTGCTACTACTTCTCCAGTGAATCCCAGTACAGACTGCAAAGTGAAACTGCCTGCCGGAGAACAGGAGCCGTGTTGGCCAAAATAGAAGAAAGTGATGATATTTTAAAG GACATGATTGCAAAGTCTTCTCATTCTTATTGGATTGGGCTGAAGAAGGTAGAACTCCCAGACAAGGCAAATATTTTCCAGTGGAGTGATAATACCAGTCA GATTCTAGAGAGCTCACCAAATCAATTATGTGCCAAGGCTTCTCCAGAACTGAAGGCAGAAGTCTGCTCCAAAACATTGCCTTGGATTTGTCAGAAGAAAACAGAACAATGTCACAGCAACAGGGAACTTGTACAGTGCTTTGGGGAGAAACTGGGGGTATTTGGGAAGAGGCACCTTCCAGAGTTCAGTACTGAGAGCCTGGGCATGGGACAGACACTGACATGA